The window GTTTCTTTAATTGAAAATCCTTCAGTAAAATGGGTGCCATGCACGTTAGCAGAAACTGCAGCCACTCCCTTATCAACTCCTGGAACCACCAGACGCATCTCGTATTTGGGCACATCAGGAAATTCAATTCCCCTTTCTTCCACTTTCCGACCTTCCAGATAGAAGGGGTCATCACCAATTTCAGTGTACCATTCTAGTTCCATTTGGTTGGCTAACTCTTGTGAAATCTCCAAAGTAGCATCACGGATATCTTCAACTTGACTTGGTGTTCCCAACCACACCAGTTCAGTCCTCTGGAATTCATGAACCCTATCAAGACCTTTTGCCCCACCAGCTTCCCAGCGATAAGTCCAACCACTCTTGTCAAAGAGTTTAATGGGAAGTTCTTTCTCATCAAGTACTTCATGGCTGAAAAACTCATAGAAAGGTTCACACTGGGCAGGTGCCAGAACATAGGAAGGATCCTTCAAACCTTCCTTCAAACGTTCGATTGGAACTTCTTTTTTTATTAAAAGTTCATTTTTAAACTTTTTAAACAGTTCAGGGTCACGTCGTGGGGCGCTGCAGTAGTACATTCCCTCTGGAAGTCCTTCCAAGTATCGCATCTTGTTCATCACGGGGATGGGTATGAGTTTTGGCCACATACACTCGTAAAATTCCAGTTTTTCCACCAGAACTTCCAGGAATATGTCTTCAATGGCACGATGCAGGGAAATAAATTGAGGCCCATAAAACCATTGCCCTTTTCCTGGGAACTTTTTCACCCAGCCTAGACGTGCTGCTTCTTCAGTAGGATCTCCCTTGAAAAAGGTTGGAAATTTGGGGCTGCGCCCAACAATGGTTCCTGGTTCGATTTTGGTGACTTGACGGGTTAAAATGTCATCAGCATCTTCATCTGATTTTTTCTCAACATTTTTTTCAGTCTCAGCAAGTACATGTTTAACAACCCTGTCCACCACATGGTTTCTAAGGTCTCCTTCTCCTAATTCCTGAAATTTGATAACCATCTGACCATCTTGGAAGGTAGAATCTTCCACATAAGGCATCTGATTTACATCAACCATTTTCTGTGATGGAATTTCAATTTCATAATTTTTAACAGTGATTTTTCGGACACCTATATGGTATTTTGGCCCTAAAATATTAGTTAATGGTTTTTTAATCCGGAGAAGTGCGTCATGGGCTCTGCCTCTCCTGCCAGAGAGTATTTTAAGATGAAGGCTGTTACCTTGAAGGTTCCATTCCACAATACGGGAAGCATCATCCTTCTGTTCAGGTGACACCCCCTTCTGGAATATGTCATTATTAGCCTGTTTGACAAATCCTGCAATATCATCTAAAGCTTTATCGGCGTCTTTACTTAGTAAAACTTCTCCTTTTAGTGTGAATTTCATTTTTTAAACATCCATATGTTTTTTTTGAAGTTTTAATATTTTTTCAACCAACATCTCTGAAAATATAAGATCATCTGCAGTTGAGAGAATTGTTTTTAGTGAGTTTCCTCTTAAAGTACATACCAAAGAATTTTGATCATGGTATGATTCTAGAAACCCCATATTATCTGGTAATAATGATTCATACGCGGTTTTTGCCTGTTTTTGCTTATGATAACAGAAAGTGATGGTGGCCTTAACCTCCATAGCTTGAACCTCCATGTTTTAATTAGAGGGACCATTCTTTAAAAGATTTTCTGCAATTTTCGAAATTGATTGAAGTGCAACTGAATTAGGGTAATCAACAAGAGGACGGCCTTCCATATCTGCTTGGACAACTATCTCATCACGGGGAATGCTTCCTAAAACATCCACCCCCATTTGACCCAGTTTTTCTGCCACGAATTTTTCTTCCATGCTACTGGAAACCTTGTTTATCACTGCCACCACATTTTGGATGCCTATATCTGTAGCCAGTTTTTTAATTCGGCTGGCTGTTTCCAATGATTTGAGTCCAGGTTCAGCAACAATAATCATAACATCAACTGCTTCTGCAGTGCGCCGTCCTAAATGTTCAATACCCGCTTCCATGTCTAAAATAACCATTTCATTCTTTTTAATGATTAAATTCCGTAATATGGCCTTCAACATTACTGAAGCTGGGCACACGCATCCATCTCCACCTTTATCCACAGTACCCATCACCAAAATTTTCAGTTTACCATCGGAGTCATAGTTAGTGGAAAGTGACTCTGGAAGATCGGATATGGTGGGATTAATCTTGAAAACATCTCCAAAGGATGATCCTGGTTCTGCTCCAGTTCTTTCTTTGATTAAACCTTTCATTTTAGATATAGGGGTAACCGGCTGGTGAATGCCCAGACTCCCCAACAAGTTCATGTCAGGATCAGCATCAATTGCGTATACTTTATAATTTTCTGATAAAATAACAGCCAATGCACTTGCTAGGGTGGTTTTACCCACTCCTCCTTTTCCAGTCACTGCGATCTTCATATTTCTACACCATTCAGTTAATTTTTGATTATTTTAACTTTCAATAAGTATTAATATAATGATTATCAATTGGGATTATTTGTGAAGTAATATTATGCTTACAATTCTCATGTTAATTTAGTAAAGGTCTATTGATCATTTTATATATTATAATTCTCCAAACTAATTGTACTATTGATTTCTACCTGTTTAATTTAGATGGAATAGTAGTTTCTTTAGGTAGAGAAATTATGTTTATGGCTTAAATATTCGCATTCAAGCTTTAAATAATGTTTATATTAGGAGGAATATTAGATGGTAAGAGCATACACTAGAAAAGATTATATACGCAAAATTCCTGGTTCCAGAATTGTTCAATATGACATGGGAAACCTCT is drawn from Methanobacterium sp. and contains these coding sequences:
- a CDS encoding AAA family ATPase, with amino-acid sequence MKIAVTGKGGVGKTTLASALAVILSENYKVYAIDADPDMNLLGSLGIHQPVTPISKMKGLIKERTGAEPGSSFGDVFKINPTISDLPESLSTNYDSDGKLKILVMGTVDKGGDGCVCPASVMLKAILRNLIIKKNEMVILDMEAGIEHLGRRTAEAVDVMIIVAEPGLKSLETASRIKKLATDIGIQNVVAVINKVSSSMEEKFVAEKLGQMGVDVLGSIPRDEIVVQADMEGRPLVDYPNSVALQSISKIAENLLKNGPSN
- the serS gene encoding serine--tRNA ligase codes for the protein MKFTLKGEVLLSKDADKALDDIAGFVKQANNDIFQKGVSPEQKDDASRIVEWNLQGNSLHLKILSGRRGRAHDALLRIKKPLTNILGPKYHIGVRKITVKNYEIEIPSQKMVDVNQMPYVEDSTFQDGQMVIKFQELGEGDLRNHVVDRVVKHVLAETEKNVEKKSDEDADDILTRQVTKIEPGTIVGRSPKFPTFFKGDPTEEAARLGWVKKFPGKGQWFYGPQFISLHRAIEDIFLEVLVEKLEFYECMWPKLIPIPVMNKMRYLEGLPEGMYYCSAPRRDPELFKKFKNELLIKKEVPIERLKEGLKDPSYVLAPAQCEPFYEFFSHEVLDEKELPIKLFDKSGWTYRWEAGGAKGLDRVHEFQRTELVWLGTPSQVEDIRDATLEISQELANQMELEWYTEIGDDPFYLEGRKVEERGIEFPDVPKYEMRLVVPGVDKGVAAVSANVHGTHFTEGFSIKET